In Brachypodium distachyon strain Bd21 chromosome 2, Brachypodium_distachyon_v3.0, whole genome shotgun sequence, one genomic interval encodes:
- the LOC100821921 gene encoding protein NRT1/ PTR FAMILY 8.3, which yields MDAGDAMGRGERAPLLRQISYRSFKRKPSRGPRVLDETPEVELLEDKKKMGSKAPAVVLGFECLESTAFNGISTNLVVYLETVLHGSNLASASNVTTWFGTSYLTPIFGAIIADTFWGNYNTILVSLAVYILGMIVVTLTAFMPAPAEVCTPGSSCVTGNATLPFIGLYLVAIGSGGVRSSLLPFGAEQFDDVSGVEDQEGKRSFFSLFYLCVDFGPIVSGVFIVWIQQNVSWGLGFGISTLCIALAYGGFVYATPMYKRSMPTGTPLKSLCQVVVAAFRKVSLTLPFDADHLYDVSGDSMDPHARIAHTTEFSFLDRAAIISDSELEDRLLDAHSSSWTLCTVTQVEELKILLRLLPIWATSIVISAAYSQMNSTFILQGSAMDINILSVPIPAASLSSFEVLCVLAWVLLYSNFIVPALNNFSSDGHWEPSQLQRMGAGRVLMALAMAVAALVEMKRLDSVATGEVIGIAWQLPQYFLLAGAEVFCYIAQLEFFYGEAPDSMKSMCTSLALLTIALGSYMSSLIYAVLAAITVKPGSPGWISDDLNQGHLDYFFWSMAVMCILNFAVYSAFARNYKLKTILP from the exons ATGGACGCTGGAGACGCCATGGGCAGAGGCGAGCGCGCGCCGCTCTTGCGGCAG ATCTCGTACCGTTCGTTCAAAAGAAAACCGAGTCGTGGGCCAAGGGTTCTAGATGAGACCCCAGAAGTGGAACTGCtggaggacaagaagaaaatgggTAGCAAGGCACCAGCAGTAGTGCTAG GGTTTGAATGTCTGGAGAGCACGGCGTTCAATGGCATCTCGACTAATTTGGTGGTGTATCTGGAGACCGTCCTCCATGGCAGCAACCTGGCGAGCGCGTCCAACGTCACGACGTGGTTTGGCACGAGCTATCTCACACCCATCTTTGGAGCCATCATCGCCGACACGTTCTGGGGCAACTACAACACCATCCTCGTCTCCCTCGCCGTCTACATCCTT GGAATGATTGTGGTCACCTTGACGGCATTCATGCCGGCGCCAGCCGAGGTGTGCACACCCGGCTCGTCGTGCGTTACGGGCAACGCTACTTTGCCCTTCATTGGGCTGTACCTCGTAGCGATCGGGAGCGGCGGTGTGCGGTCCTCTCTGCTGCCGTTCGGGGCTGAGCAGTTCGACGACGTGAGCGGTGTGGAGGACCAGGAGGGCAAGAGATCCTTCTTCAGCTTGTTCTACCTCTGCGTCGACTTCGGCCCAATTGTGTCCGGCGTGTTCATCGTATGGATCCAGCAGAACGTCAGCTGGGGCCTCGGCTTCGGGATCTCCACGTTGTGCATTGCGCTGGCCTACGGTGGCTTCGTGTACGCCACGCCCATGTACAAGCGCAGCATGCCCACCGGGACGCCGCTCAAGAGCCTGTGCCAGGTGGTCGTTGCCGCATTCAGAAAGGTCAGCCTCACGCTGCCCTTTGACGCCGACCATCTATACGATGTCAGCGGCGACTCCATGGATCCCCATGCCAGGATCGCGCACACGACGGAGTTCAGCTTTCTCGACAGAGCGGCCATCATTTCTGACTCGGAGTTGGAGGACAGGCTGCTGGACGCACATAGCTCGTCTTGGACGCTCTGCACGGTGACGCAGGTGGAGGAGCTCAAGATCCTCCTTCGGCTCTTACCAATATGGGCCACCAGCATCGTCATCTCCGCCGCCTACTCGCAGATGAACAGCACCTTCATCCTGCAGGGCAGCGCCATGGACATAAATATCTTGTCGGTGCCGATACCAGCAGCGTCCCTGAGCTCCTTCGAGGTGCTCTGTGTTCTGGCTTGGGTGCTCCTATACAGCAATTTCATCGTGCCGGCTCTCAATAACTTCTCCTCTGACGGCCACTGGGAGCCGTCACAGTTGCAGCGGATGGGTGCCGGGCGCGTCCTCATGGCACTCGCCATGGCCGTTGCAGCGCTCGtggagatgaagcggctcGACAGTGTGGCAACAGGCGAGGTGATTGGCATCGCCTGGCAGCTGCCACAGTATTTCTTACTTGCAGGCGCCGAAGTCTTCTGCTACATCGCGCAGCTGGAGTTCTTCTACGGCGAGGCACCGGACTCCATGAAGAGTATGTGCACGTCTCTTGCGCTGCTCACCATTGCTCTTGGGAGCTACATGAGCTCGCTCATATACGCTGTCCTGGCGGCAATCACGGTGAAACCGGGCAGCCCCGGGTGGATATCCGATGACCTTAACCAGGGCCACCTAGACTACTTCTTCTGGAGCATGGCTGTCATGTGCATACTTAACTTCGCCGTGTACAGCGCATTCGCCAGGAATTACAAGCTCAAGACGATCCTTCCCTGA
- the LOC100821604 gene encoding AT-hook motif nuclear-localized protein 23-like — MAWWAGGMGGHGLDLGNHLAQQFGGSGVMAEQAPTTPNSSGSNNNHHDESSGAGAQGQDSPSAGAGETSPTPNATSGGSGGGGGSSSGRRPRGRPPGSKNKPKPPIIITRESPNTLRSHVLEIASGADIMDAVATFARRRQRGVSVLSGSGVVGNVTLRQPAAPPGAVVTLHGRFEILSLSGAFLPSPCPPGATGLAVYLAGGQGQVVGGTVVGELVASGPIMVVAATFSNATYERLPLVDEELAAATGDAVPTGSDGMQQLPEGPPPPGAGGNGAVMGGGLPPDSASMPFYSSLPPNLIPNGQMPQHDVFASFRPPPPAF; from the coding sequence ATGGCGTGGTGGGCAGGGGGCATGGGCGGCCACGGCCTGGACCTCGGCAACCACCTGGCGCAGCAGTTCGGCGGGAGCGGCGTCATGGCAGAGCAAGCCCCAACGACACCAAACAGCAGCGGTAGCAACAACAACCACCACGACGAATcttccggcgccggcgcccaggGCCAAGATTCCCCctctgccggcgccggcgaaaCCTCTCCCACCCCAAACGCCACCtctggcggcagcggcggcggagggggttCGTCTtcggggaggaggccgcgagGGAGGCCGCCGGGATCCAAGAACAAGCCCAAGCCGCCCATCATCATCACCAGGGAGAGCCCCAACACGCTGCGGTCGCACGTGCTGGAGATCGCCAGCGGGGCCGACATCATGGACGCCGTGGCCACGTTcgcgcgccggcggcagcggggggTCTCCGTGCTgtccggcagcggcgtcgtCGGCAACGTCACGCTGCGCCagcccgcggcgccgcctgGGGCCGTCGTCACGCTCCACGGCCGCTTCGAGATCCTGTCCCTCTCCGGGGCCTTCCTCCCGTCCCCGTGCCCTCCGGGAGCCACGGGGCTCGCCGTGTACCTCGCGGGCGGGCAGGGCCAGGTCGTCGGGGGCACGGTCGTGGGGGAGCTCGTGGCCTCGGGCCCCATCATGGTCGTCGCGGCCACTTTCTCCAACGCCACCTACGAGCGCCTCCCGCTGGTCGATGAAGAGCTGGCAGCAGCTACAGGTGACGCGGTGCCCACTGGGTCCGATGGGATGCAGCAGTTGCCGGAAggaccgccgcctccgggtGCGGGAGGAAATGGCGCCGTGATGGGTGGCGGGCTGCCACCTGACTCCGCGTCTATGCCATTCTACAGCAGCCTGCCGCCCAACCTGATCCCAAACGGTCAGATGCCGCAGCATGATGTCTTTGCTTCCTtccggccgccaccgccggctttCTAG